The Schizosaccharomyces pombe strain 972h- genome assembly, chromosome: I genome contains a region encoding:
- the ach1 gene encoding acetyl-CoA hydrolase, which translates to MPSLLSSRIRNAEFAKKIVTDPAKLVPYFKNGDYVGWSGFTGVGYPKMIPNALARHVEENNLQGKLRFKLFVGASGGADTECKWAELNMIERRCPHQVGKPISKGINSGRIQFFDKHLSMFPQDLLYGYYTRNRESNTIDTAIIEATAITEDGGIVPGASVGASPELMQLAEKIIIEVNTAIPSFEGLHDIVEIPNPPHRTPININRVDDRIGKPYIKVDPKKVIGIVEADYGDITCANSPQDETSQAIAGHLVDFFHHEVSVGRLPKNLHPLQSGIGNIANAIIGGLAHSPFKDLEVWTEVLQDTFLPLFDSEKLRFATATSTRFSPQGFEKFYSNYDYYKERILLRPQVISNHPEIIRRLGCIAMNTPVEADIYAHANSTNVLGSRMLNGLGGSADFLRNAKLSIMHTPSVRPSKKDPTGITCIVPMATHVDQTEHDLDILVTEQGLADLRGLSPTERAREVIDKCAHPDYKPLLREYFDIAENYCLARGAGHEPHILANAFKMQLNLLEKGTMKIDHW; encoded by the coding sequence ATGCCGTCTCTTCTGAGTTCACGCATTCGCAATGCCGAATttgccaaaaaaattgttacGGATCCTGCCAAGTTGGTTCCgtactttaaaaatgggGACTATGTTGGTTGGTCTGGTTTTACTGGTGTCGGTTATCCTAAAATGATTCCAAACGCGTTAGCAAGACATGTCGAAGAGAACAATTTGCAAGGAAAATTGCGTTTTAAATTGTTCGTTGGTGCCTCGGGAGGTGCTGATACGGAATGCAAGTGGGCTGAATTGAATATGATTGAGCGCCGGTGTCCTCATCAAGTAGGAAAGCCAATTTCTAAAGGAATTAACTCTGGCAGAATTCAGTTTTTCGACAAGCATTTATCCATGTTTCCCCAAGATTTACTTTATGGCTACTATACTCGTAATCGTGAAAGTAATACAATTGACACAGCCATTATTGAGGCCACAGCCATTACCGAGGACGGCGGAATTGTTCCCGGCGCATCAGTTGGTGCGAGTCCGGAACTTATGCAACTTGCGGAAAAGATTATCATCGAGGTGAACACTGCcattccttcttttgaagGACTTCATGACATTGTCGAAATTCCCAACCCCCCACATCGTACTCCAATAAACATCAATCGAGTTGACGATCGTATTGGAAAGCCATACATCAAAGTGGATCCCAAAAAGGTTATTGGAATAGTGGAGGCTGATTATGGAGACATCACATGCGCTAACTCTCCGCAAGATGAGACTTCGCAGGCTATTGCAGGCCATTTAGTTGACTTTTTCCATCATGAAGTATCTGTAGGGCGTCTTCCCAAAAATCTTCATCCTTTGCAATCCGGTATTGGAAACATTGCCAACGCTATTATCGGTGGTCTTGCCCATTCTCCCTTTAAAGATCTCGAAGTGTGGACAGAAGTCTTACAAGATACTTTCTTGCCTCTCTTTGACTCTGAAAAGTTACGTTTTGCTACTGCTACCTCAACCCGTTTTTCTCCTCAGggatttgaaaaattctaCTCAAACTATGATTACTACAAGGAAAGAATTTTGTTACGCCCTCAAGTAATTTCCAATCACCCTGAAATTATCCGCCGTCTTGGTTGCATCGCTATGAATACTCCTGTGGAAGCCGATATTTACGCTCATGCCAATAGTACAAATGTTTTGGGAAGCAGAATGTTGAACGGTTTAGGTGGTTCTGCTGATTTCTTGCGTAATGCGAAATTAAGTATTATGCATACACCATCGGTTCGTCCTTCGAAGAAGGATCCTACTGGTATCACTTGTATTGTTCCTATGGCTACCCATGTTGACCAAACCGAACATGATTTGGATATTTTGGTTACAGAGCAAGGATTGGCTGATTTACGAGGCTTGTCTCCTACCGAACGTGCTCGTGAGGTTATTGACAAGTGTGCTCATCCTGACTATAAGCCTCTGCTCAGAGAGTATTTCGATATTGCCGAAAACTACTGTTTAGCTAGAGGAGCTGGTCATGAACCCCATATTCTTGCCAATGCTTTCAAGATGCAGCTCAACCttttagaaaaaggaaCGATGAAGATCGATCATTGGTAA
- the gcn5 gene encoding SAGA complex histone acetyltransferase catalytic subunit Gcn5: protein MSNSLNDQTRPPDSSVVDSTSSNFPNASNDSVHDKPVKQDEQSNPNVREAIANSDGQESLAVKENKDTESSSSHFVPNGVSNSKKRKLVATDLDVDFDISSVRVTEKPSVLEEKSGVIQFRVVSNDDTADSMIMLTGLKNIFMKQLPKMPKEYITRLIYDRNHLSMTIVKDNLHVVGGITYRPFEQRGFAEIVFCAIASNEQVRGYGSHLMNHLKDYVRGTTTIQHFLTYADNYAIGYFKKQGFTKEITLDKSIWVGYIKDYEGGTLMQCTMIPKIKYLEANLILAIQKAAVVSKINRITRSNVVYPGLDVFKDGPAHIEPSQVPGLMEVGWCKEMEELSKKPRPKPFFAVLEMLFTEMQNHPSSWPFMQPVSKEDVPDYYEVIEHPMDLSTMEFRLRNNQYESVEEFIRDAKYIFDNCRSYNDSNTTYYKNADRLEKFFQKKLRETEYSHLAD from the coding sequence ATGTCGAATTCGTTAAATGATCAAACACGACCACCCGATTCAAGTGTTGTAGACAGTACATCTTCCAACTTTCCAAATGCGTCAAACGATAGTGTACATGATAAACCGGTAAAACAGGACGAACAATCCAATCCAAATGTTCGCGAAGCAATTGCTAATTCCGATGGACAAGAATCTTTAGCTGTAAAGGAAAACAAGGATACGGAAAGCTCATCCTCTCATTTCGTACCTAACGGAGTTTCAAATTctaaaaagagaaagctCGTGGCTACAGATTTAGATGTTGATTTTGATATTAGTAGTGTACGAGTTACTGAAAAGCCATCTGtattagaagaaaaaagcgGCGTTATTCAATTTCGTGTTGTTTCTAACGACGACACCGCCGACAGTATGATCATGTTGACtggtttaaaaaacatatttatGAAACAACTTCCTAAAATGCCAAAAGAATACATTACGCGGCTAATTTATGATCGAAACCATCTTTCAATGACCATTGTCAAAGATAATTTACATGTAGTGGGCGGTATTACTTATCGTCCATTTGAACAACGAGGATTTGCCGAAATTGTATTTTGTGCGATTGCTTCCAATGAACAGGTTCGTGGTTATGGTTCTCATTTAATGAATCATTTAAAGGATTATGTCCGTGGAACTACTACAATTCAGCACTTCTTGACATATGCAGATAACTATGCAATCgggtattttaaaaaacaaggatTTACTAAGGAAATTACTCTTGACAAGTCTATATGGGTTGGCTATATTAAGGATTACGAAGGTGGCACACTTATGCAATGCACCATgattccaaaaataaagtatttaGAAGCTAATCTGATTTTGGCTATTCAGAAAGCTGCTGTTGTTTCCAAAATTAACAGGATCACTCGGTCGAACGTTGTTTATCCTGGTTTAGACGTATTCAAAGATGGTCCAGCTCATATAGAGCCGTCTCAAGTTCCTGGGTTGATGGAAGTTGGATGGTGCAAGGAAATGGAAGAGCTCTCCAAAAAGCCCAGACctaaacctttttttgcCGTTTTGGAAATGCTTTTTACAGAAATGCAAAATCATCCGTCTTCCTGGCCCTTTATGCAACCGGTTAGTAAAGAGGATGTACCCGATTATTACGAAGTTATTGAACACCCCATGGACCTTTCGACTATGGAATTTCGGTTGCGTAACAACCAGTATGAGTCTGTAGAGGAATTTATTCGGGAtgcaaaatatatatttgataATTGCCGTTCTTACAATGACTCCAACACGACTTACTATAAAAATGCCGATAGATTGGAAAAGTTTTTCCAGAAAAAACTTCGTGAAACTGAGTATTCACACTTAGCCGATTAA
- the otu2 gene encoding OUT family ubiquitin-specific cysteine protease Otu2, giving the protein MEELLSKQREECKELQSKITNLRKQLKEGNKKQKRALQQKISQMEADLSQKHATERQKLDKGDEETNETQQEDLLNTLLQQMEDTKITTAEKSSVQSSLNTKENTPQQPKKSRNRQKERLERRKAEMKKMSEQAELESEKMADLKNEEKKKFSKILEEAGLVAVDIPADGNCLFASISHQLNYHHNVKLNSQALRNKSADYVLKHCEQFEGFLLDEESGEVLPVSDYCNEIRNNSKWGSDIEIQALANSLEVPVHVYNTEGPVLKFNPSTVKFEKPLCIAYYQHLFGLGAHYNSLLYRDN; this is encoded by the exons atggaggAATTGTTAAGTAAGCAACGGGAAGAATGTAAAGAACTTCAAAGCAAAATTACAAACCTTCGTAAACAACTAAAGgaaggaaataaaaaacaaaaaagggCTTTGCAGCAAAAAATCTCACAAATGGAAGCCGATTTATCACAAAAACATGCTACAGAACGACAAAAATTGGATAAAGGCGATGAAGAGACAAATGAAACGCAGCAAGAAGATCTCCTCAATACGCTTTTACAACAGATGGAAGATACGAAAATTACGACGGCAGAAAAATCATCAGTTCAGTCCTCATTGAATACTAAAGAAAATACACCGCAACAGCCTAAAAAGTCTAGGAATAGACAAAAAGAGCGACTT GAACGACGTAAAGCagagatgaaaaaaatgtctGAGCAGGCAGAGCTAGAGTCAGAAAAAATGGCTGATCTCAAaaatgaagagaaaaaaaagttttcaaaaatccTTGAGGAAGCTGGACTTGTTGCAGTCGATATACCAGCGGATggaaattgtttatttgcttCCATTTCACATCAGTTAAATTATCATCATAATGTTAAACTAAATAGCCAAGCTCTTCGTAATAAATCCGCTGATTATGTATTAAAGCACTGCGAACAGTTTGAAGGCTTTTTGCTAGACGAAGAATCTGGAGAAGTTTTGCCAGTATCCGATTATTGTAACGAAATTCGAAACAATAGCAAATGGGGAAGTGATATTGAAATACAGGCATTAGCAAACTCTCTTGAGGTTCCTGTTCATGTCTACAACACAGAAGGTCCAGTTTTAAAGTTTAACCCCTCAACGGTCAAGTTCGAAAAACCGTTGTGTATAGCATATTACCAGCATTTGTTTGGGCTTGGCGCTCACTATAATAGTTTATTATATCGGGACAATTAA
- the rad1 gene encoding checkpoint clamp complex protein Rad1, with the protein MFQAETVCLKQIQSTLRCIDFSKECTIEITSRGLRFAVEESQSLQAHAFLDKSLFQTFNFQGDSDGDTYMFQTMISPLLQSLSIYTDGKERISTSAWDQPTVNIMHKRGVICKVQYNGPGCPFIWEVEEMAGYATACELLTMECEDDVDINRLASTLCTKIIMKSNWLYDALVELDNNMGENLIIHTSSQKSTFLLRCVGALSTTEIEYPNEKSVLESFETDSENTYSYRFSLIRHALKALQVGSKVNLRIDENGTLSIQIMLVGQEGLCTFVDFCIVPLDLVSEDEEEDEEEEPAESNQSDNNVLRNDPNYRGDAETEDEDS; encoded by the exons ATGTTTCAAGCAGAAACAGTATGCTTAAAGCAGATTCAGTCAACATTACGATgcattgatttttcaaaggaaTGTACTATCGAAATCACAAGTCGTGGACTACGGTTTGCAGTGGAGGAATCGCAGTCTTTGCAGG CTCACGCCTTTCTTGATAAGTCGTTGTTTCAAACGTTTAATTTTCAGGGTGATTCAGATGGGGATACATATATGTTCCAGACGATGATTTCACCTCTTTTACAATCATTATCAATTTATACAGATGGAAAAGAACGGATTTCAACTAGTGCCTGGGATCAACCCACTGTAAACATAATGCACAAACGAGGCGTTATCTGCAAAGTACAGTATAATGGACCCGGCTGTCCATTTATATGGGA agtAGAGGAAATGGCTGGTTATGCTACGGCTTGTGAACTGTTGACTATGGAATGTGAGGACGACGTTGACATCAATAGACTTGCAAGCACATTGTGCACGAAGATCATTATGAAAAGTAACTGGCTATATGATGCCTTGGTGGAATTAGACAATAACATGGgcgaaaatttaattattcatACATCATCCCAAAAATCAACCTTCTTATTGAGATGTGTAGGGGCATTATCCACTACGGAAATAGAATATCCAAACGAGAAAAGTGTTTTAGAGTCTTTTGAAACTGATTCTGAAAACACTTATTCCTACCGCTTCTCATTAATAAGACATGCGCTGAAAGCATTACAAGTGGGTTCTAAAGTAAACCTACgtattgatgaaaatggaaCTTTGAGCATTCAAATCATGCTTGTCGGTCAAGAAGGGCTTTGTACGTTTGTAGACTTTTGTATTGTTCCTTTGGACCTTGTAAGTGAAGATGAGGAGgaggatgaagaagaagaaccAGCAGAATCTAATCAGTCGGACAATAACGTTTTACGAAACGATCCGAATTATCGAGGAGATGCGGAGACCGAGGATGAGGATAGCTAA
- a CDS encoding uncharacterized protein (conserved fungal protein) → MFLFLPIPLNVQDIWKVNSKYKHVLLTCPVCQNKTVRVYRLVKSLALIVLPVLPVYTSKVLRCSHCGWYEPVDSAMIDQRRRREDLPTPERPEASAQQHAFFPGSSSQQTDIPNVRPQPHIPPPRKSDEAPPPYSYK, encoded by the exons ATGTTCCTCTTCTTGCCGATACCGCTGAATGTTCAAGACATATGGAAAGTCAATAGCAAATATAAGCACGTCTTACTGACATGTCCTGTATG cCAAAATAAAACTG TTCGGGTATATCGTTTGGTTAAATCTTTAGCACTCATCGTTTTGCCTGTTCTCCCGGTTTATACGAGTAAG GTACTTCGTTGTTCTCATTGTGGGTGGTATGAACCAGTAGATTCGGCCATGATTGATCAAAGGCGCAGGCGTGAAGATCTTCCTACTCCCGAAAGACCTGAGGCGAGTGCTCAACAGCATGCATTTTTTCCTGGCTCAAGTTCGCAACAAACCGATATTCCTAACGTTCGTCCTCAACCACATATACCGCCTCCAAGAAAAAGTGATGAGGCACCACCCCCTTACAGCTACAAGTAA
- the csn71 gene encoding COP9/signalosome complex subunit 7a, which produces MEEKISQAIDDPNVFCFQELWIECQEVQKSQPIDSAVLRTLEIFCRGDIRDASSEWNELRFKKLRLLTLIDLANRHVGSSVSFETILVHLQLDRLPPSDPTFTVEYYIMQAMMNQILVGKINAKTQTLHVSWALERFLDSKRIDEMKYSLDRFIERCSNILFQLDAGTPSVSKSFKRASRMSSSDGIDYMVFDKRPRPDDTDFDL; this is translated from the coding sequence ATGGAAGAAAAGATTTCACAGGCGATTGACGATCCGAATGTATTTTGCTTTCAGGAATTATGGATTGAGTGCCAAGAGGTCCAGAAATCACAGCCTATAGACAGCGCCGTTCTAAGGACACTCGAGATATTCTGCAGAGGAGATATCAGAGATGCCTCATCTGAATGGAATGAATTGcgtttcaaaaaacttcGACTTCTTACACTTATCGATTTGGCTAATAGACATGTTGGAAGTTCCGTCTCATTTGAAACCATATTGGTTCATCTACAGTTAGATCGGCTTCCTCCCTCTGATCCTACCTTCACGGTCGAATATTATATCATGCAGGCCATGATGAATCAAATTTTAGTGGGAAAAATTAATGCAAAAACTCAGACTTTACATGTATCTTGGGCACTTGAAAGATTTCTCGATTCCAAAAGGATAGATGAAATGAAGTATTCCCTTGACCGCTTCATCGAAAGGTGCTCGAAtatcctttttcaattagATGCAGGAACGCCCAGTGTATCAAAGTCTTTTAAACGTGCTAGTCGCATGTCAAGTAGCGACGGAATCGATTACATGGTGTTTGATAAACGCCCTCGTCCGGACGATACTGACTTTGATCTATAA
- the tma23 gene encoding ribosome biogenesis protein, with product MFSSKRYLNSFGWEEGNALKEGGLTKPILTSRKYNTHGLGAKHDIADQWWDNVFSAQLQSIQVNTDNGKVAVQSNGVSTKLRMAKYHSKYSALSSVFRYAGRLCGTFEEDLVDKSLDSSVSPVSSKKVKVRKTSGKESSKREKSKKKKEKKEKKDKLKKKSKRLKLDDSHTQKRKRKVRDKESKKSSKSGLKKVSGTKKVKA from the exons ATGTTTAGTTCCAAAAGATATTTGAATTCCTTTGGTTGGGAGGAAGGAAACGCTTTAAAAGAAGGAGGGCTCACCAAACCAATTTTAACTTctagaaaatataatactCATGGG CTTGGTGCTAAACATGATATTGCTGATCAATGGTGGgataatgttttttctgCTCAACTACAGTCAATTCAAGTAAATACGGACAACGGAAAG GTTGCAGTCCAAAGCAATGGTGTATCTACAAAATTGAGAATGGCAAAATATCACAGCAAATATTCTGCTCTGTCTTCTGTGTTTCGTTATGCTGGTCGACTTTGTGGTACCTTTGAGGAAGATTTAGTTGATAAGAGTCTTGATTCCTCTGTTTCTCCAGTATCGTCCAAGAAAGTCAAAGTCAGAAAAACTTCTGGCAAAGAGTCTTCAAAACGAGAGAAgtccaaaaagaaaaaagaaaagaaggagaagaaggacaagttgaaaaaaaaatccaagaGATTAAAATTAGATGATTCTCATACtcaaaaacgaaaaagaaaggttCGTGACaaagaatcaaaaaaatcgtCTAAAAGTGGACTTAAGAAGGTTTCGGGTACTAAAAAGGTAAAGGCttaa
- the ure2 gene encoding nickel-dependent urease Ure2, whose amino-acid sequence MQPRELHKLTLHQLGSLAQKRLCRGVKLNKLEATSLIASQIQEYVRDGNHSVADLMSLGKDMLGKRHVQPNVVHLLHEIMIEATFPDGTYLITIHDPICTTDGNLEHALYGSFLPTPSQELFPLEEEKLYAPENSPGFVEVLEGEIELLPNLPRTPIEVRNMGDRPIQVGSHYHFIETNEKLCFDRSKAYGKRLDIPSGTAIRFEPGVMKIVNLIPIGGAKLIQGGNSLSKGVFDDSRTREIVDNLMKQGFMHQPESPLNMPLQSARPFVVPRKLYAVMYGPTTNDKIRLGDTNLIVRVEKDFTEYGNESVFGGGKVIRDGTGQSSSKSMDECLDTVITNAVIIDHTGIYKADIGIKNGYIVGIGKAGNPDTMDNIGENMVIGSSTDVISAENKIVTYGGMDSHVHFICPQQIEEALASGITTMYGGGTGPSTGTNATTCTPNKDLIRSMLRSTDSYPMNIGLTGKGNDSGSSSLKEQIEAGCSGLKLHEDWGSTPAAIDSCLSVCDEYDVQCLIHTDTLNESSFVEGTFKAFKNRTIHTYHVEGAGGGHAPDIISLVQNPNILPSSTNPTRPFTTNTLDEELDMLMVCHHLSRNVPEDVAFAESRIRAETIAAEDILQDLGAISMISSDSQAMGRCGEVISRTWKTAHKNKLQRGALPEDEGSGVDNFRVKRYVSKYTINPAITHGISHIVGSVEIGKFADLVLWDFADFGARPSMVLKGGMIALASMGDPNGSIPTVSPLMSWQMFGAHDPERSIAFVSKASITSGVIESYGLHKRVEAVKSTRNIGKKDMVYNSYMPKMTVDPEAYTVTADGKVMECEPVDKLPLSQSYFIF is encoded by the coding sequence ATGCAACCCAGAGAGCTACACAAATTAACGCTTCACCAGCTGGGATCTTTAGCCCAAAAAAGGCTGTGTAGAGGGGTAAAGCTTAACAAGTTAGAGGCTACTTCACTTATTGCATCTCAAATTCAAGAATATGTTCGCGACGGTAATCATTCCGTAGCAGATTTGATGAGTCTTGGTAAAGATATGCTGGGTAAACGCCATGTTCAGCCCAATGTCGTTCATTTGTTACATGAAATTATGATTGAAGCTACTTTCCCTGATGGAACCTATCTAATTACCATTCATGATCCCATTTGCACTACAGATGGTAATCTCGAACATGCTTTATATGGAAGCTTCCTGCCCACGCCAAGCCAAGAACTGTTCCCTCTGGAAGAGGAAAAGTTATATGCTCCGGAAAATAGCCCTGGTTTTGTTGAAGTCTTGGAGGGCGAGATTGAACTATTGCCTAATTTACCTCGTACTCCCATCGAGGTACGAAACATGGGTGACAGGCCAATTCAAGTTGGATCACACTatcattttattgaaacTAATGAAAAACTATGCTTCGATCGCTCAAAGGCTTATGGAAAGCGCTTGGACATTCCGTCAGGTACTGCTATTCGATTTGAACCTGGCGTAATGAAAATTGTCAATTTAATCCCTATCGGTGGTGCAAAACTAATTCAAGGAGGTAATTCACTTTCGAAGGGTGTCTTCGATGATTCTAGGACTCGGGAAATTGTTGACAATTTGATGAAACAGGGATTCATGCATCAACCTGAATCTCCGTTGAATATGCCATTACAATCTGCACGCCCTTTTGTTGTTCCTCGTAAATTATACGCTGTAATGTATGGTCCAACAACGAATGATAAAATTCGTCTGGGAGATACAAATTTGATTGTGCGCGTGGAAAAGGACTTTACTGAATATGGAAATGAATCTGTTTTCGGCGGCGGAAAGGTTATACGTGATGGTACGGGACAGTCTAGCTCAAAATCAATGGACGAATGCTTGGACACTGTAATTACAAATGCTGTAATCATTGATCATACCGGTATCTACAAGGCTGACATTGGCATCAAAAACGGATATATCGTAGGTATAGGTAAAGCAGGAAACCCGGATACAATGGATAACATTGGAGAAAACATGGTCATTGGATCTTCTACAGATGTTATATCAGCTGAGAATAAAATTGTTACTTATGGTGGTATGGACAGCCACGTTCATTTCATCTGTCCTCAACAAATTGAAGAGGCATTGGCTTCCGGTATAACTACTATGTATGGTGGAGGAACTGGCCCTAGTACGGGAACTAATGCTACTACCTGCACCCCAAATAAAGACTTAATCCGTTCCATGCTTCGTTCTACTGATTCTTATCCCATGAACATTGGTCTCACCGGAAAAGGAAATGATAGCGGTTCAAGTTCTTTGAAGGAGCAAATAGAAGCAGGCTGCAGTGGACTTAAGCTTCACGAAGATTGGGGATCTACTCCCGCAGCAATTGACAGTTGTTTGTCTGTTTGTGATGAGTATGACGTTCAGTGCCTAATTCATACCGACACCCTCAATGAATCCTCTTTTGTAGAAGGTACAtttaaagcttttaaaaataggACCATTCACACGTATCACGTTGAAGGAGCCGGTGGTGGGCATGCCCCCgatattatttctttagtCCAAAATCCAAATATTCTTCCCTCTAGCACCAATCCCACACGACCATTTACTACAAATACGCTTGATGAGGAACTGGACATGTTAATGGTATGCCATCATCTTTCTAGGAATGTTCCTGAAGACGTTGCATTTGCAGAATCCCGTATTCGTGCTGAAACAATTGCTGCTGAAGATATTTTACAGGATTTGGGAGCTATTAGTATGATTAGTTCAGACTCTCAAGCCATGGGTCGTTGTGGTGAAGTAATTTCAAGAACTTGGAAAACCGCCCATAAAAATAAGCTACAACGAGGAGCACTTCCTGAGGACGAGGGTTCAGGTGTTGATAATTTCCGTGTGAAACGTTATGTATCCAAATACACTATAAACCCTGCAATTACTCATGGAATTTCTCATATTGTTGGTTCTGTGGAGATAGGCAAGTTTGCTGACCTTGTCTTATGGGACTTTGCTGACTTTGGGGCAAGACCCAGTATGGTGCTGAAAGGAGGAATGATTGCATTGGCCTCTATGGGTGATCCAAATGGATCGATTCCAACGGTTTCTCCCCTCATGTCCTGGCAAATGTTTGGTGCACATGACCCCGAGAGGAGCATTGCATTTGTTTCCAAGGCCTCTATAACATCCGGTGTTATTGAAAGCTATGGACTTCATAAGAGAGTTGAAGCCGTAAAATCTACGAGAAACATTGGGAAGAAAGACATGGTTTACAATTCATATATGCCAAAAATGACTGTTGATCCAGAAGCTTACACAGTTACTGCAGATGGTAAAGTTATGGAATGTGAGCCTGTAGACAAACTTCCACTTTCCCAGTcttattttatcttttaa
- a CDS encoding pyridoxamine 5'-phosphate oxidase (human CREG1 ortholog, probable oxidase, implicated in lipid metabolism, vitamin metabolism or lipoylation) produces the protein MASKVDSSHEFPSQIKRCLSSSKYIQLATCFHDQPHSSLMTFTYLPAGSAAPYEVEDCIILSTGENSKKYFNISSNPRVSLLVHDWTTNRQETDPDASSLYTLLYKMNQAQFSNTSVTLNGLATVLPKNSKEEEFFREKHLNTNDKGNTKQYVEGEDMRIIKIKLESARICDQRLNNVQKWNARGDETPF, from the exons ATGGCCTCAAAAGTCGATTCATCTCATGAGTTCCCCAGCCAAATCAAGAGATGCTTGTCCTCATCCAAATATATTCAACTAGCTACTTGCTTTCATGATCAGCCTCACTCTTCTTTGATGACATTTACCTATTTACCTGCAGGAAGCGCTGCCCCTTACGAAGTGGAGGATTGCATTATTTTGTCAACAGGagaaaacagtaaaaaatattttaacaTCAGTTCG AATCCTCGAGTATCATTACTAGTTCATGACTGGACCACTAATCGTCAAGAAACAGATCCTGATGCCTCCTCATTGTACACCTTACTTTATAAAATGAATCAGGCTCAGTTCTCGAATACATCAGTGACCTTGAATGGCCTTGCTACCGTTCTTCCAAAGAATAGCAAAGAAGAGGAATTCTTTAGAGAAAAGCATTTAAACACTAATGACAAGGGTAATACGAAACAATACGTGGAGGGTGAGGATATGAGAATTATCAAGATAAAGTTGGAAAGTGCGAGAATTTGTGATCAGAGACTCAACAACGTCCAAAAATGGAATGCAAGAGGAGATGAGACTCCATTTTga